From a region of the Cherax quadricarinatus isolate ZL_2023a chromosome 75, ASM3850222v1, whole genome shotgun sequence genome:
- the LOC128691937 gene encoding uncharacterized protein — protein sequence MAVWGVKSIPYEIPFPIISPFKKDESLLRLLRAKSMPSLVWEEHLTSQSTRVFSPMSFLLVGDKSIKSPSLNQRSNFDLSEGSDSTGASLITPMNSSHEEFPVEHHKLTRSSSDGHIWATRKTEFRDVRNEFPACALSSIKNLKVKFDRNLEGHPENTTERPRRTVSRKLQHSSSDEHDCPGGDTGSQHFTTRRPSRHTNLERWDTDAVKVARLDLQKPRKSIGELKQRFELCVSNKDDTHPSTQLGIHQPSEHKVGQLIDRFTNLHNFDFDDELETGQLRSKKDKTERRLSDVSTLVRKFAKLNKLRHSSSESDDASEGPPNVAKEAAPIPTVPVISISGKVRTLKADEFCFFETSSTCEPLVRSHSLRIKKTQSSPSVKRRSGSMREKRSDNTLLPPEDSTNTAKALPRNCRPLRPDELRFFGMGNNNIYSVRELNTSKEEVKEKSLNSSRIFV from the coding sequence ATGGCTGTATGGGGGGTCAAATCCATTCCATACGAAATTCCTTTTCCGATCATATCACCGTTTAAGAAAGACGAATCTTTGCTGAGGCTCCTGAGAGCCAAGTCCATGCCATCGCTGGTCTGGGAAGAACACTTAACTTCACAGAGCACAAGAGTCTTTTCACCGATGTCATTTCTCCTTGTCGGTGATAAGTCCATTAAAAGCCCTTCCCTGAATCAAAGGTCGAATTTCGACCTCAGTGAGGGATCAGACTCCACAGGTGCATCATTGATCACTCCTATGAATAGTTCCCATGAAGAGTTCCCCGTAGAGCACCACAAGCTCACCCGTTCTTCCTCTGATGGACACATCTGGGCTACACGCAAGACAGAGTTCAGAGATGTTAGAAACGAATTTCCAGCTTGTGCTCTGTCTTCAATCAAGAACTTGAAGGTAAAGTTTGACAGGAACCTAGAAGGGCACCCCGAAAATACCACTGAAAGACCCAGGAGAACCGTTTCTCGGAAATTACAACATAGCTCATCAGATGAACATGACTGTCCTGGCGGTGATACTGGATCGCAACATTTTACAACCAGGAGACCTAGTCGACATACGAATTTGGAGAGGTGGGACACAGATGCTGTGAAAGTTGCTCGATTAGACCTTCAGAAACCTCGAAAGTCAATCGGGGAACTTAAACAACGGTTTGAACTTTGTGTTTCCAACAAAGATGACACACACCCCTCAACACAACTCGGTATACACCAACCTTCCGAACACAAAGTCGGTCAACTCATTGACAGGTTTACTAACCTCCACAATTTTGATTTTGATGATGAACTAGAGACTGGTCAGCTCCGATCCAAAAAAGATAAGACGGAGAGGCGTCTCTCCGACGTTTCAACTCTGGTTCGTAAGTTTGCTAAGTTAAATAAGCTCAGACACTCCTCCTCAGAGTCTGATGACGCTTCTGAAGGTCCACCTAATGTTGCAAAGGAGGCTGCACCAATTCCTACTGTTCCAGTCATTTCAATATCAGGAAAAGTCCGCACGCTTAAAGCTGACGAATTTTGCTTCTTCGAGACTAGCAGCACTTGCGAGCCTTTGGTCAGGAGTCATTCTCTCAGGATAAAGAAAACACAGTCATCTCCATCTGTAAAACGTCGAAGTGGATCAATGCGAGAAAAGAGAAGTGATAATACTTTGCTACCACCAGAAGATAGCACCAATACAGCCAAAGCTCTACCACGAAATTGCCGACCACTTCGACCTGATGAGCTTCGCTTTTTTGGCATGGGGAATAACAATATATATAGTGTAAGGGAATTAAATACATCCAAAGAGGAAGTGAAAGAGAAGAGTCTGAATTCAAGCAGGATATTTGTCTAG